The window GCCGACAGCGCCACCGCGATGGACGGCATCACGGTGGAGCCGTCCCAGGTGCTGATCACCAACGGCGGCAAACAGGCCGTGTACCAGGCGTTCGCGACCCTGCTGGACCCGGGCGACGAGGTGCTGCTGCCGGCCCCGTACTGGACCACCTACCCCGAGGCGATCCGCCTGGCCGGGGGCCGCGAGGTGCCGGTCCTGGCCGGTGCGGACCAGGGCTACCTGCCCACCCTGGCCCAGCTGGAGGCCGCCCGCACCGGGGCCACGCGCGCCATCCTGCTGTGCTCGCCTTCCAACCCCACCGGTGCGGTGATGAGCGCGGACCAGCTGCGCGAGATCGGGCAGTGGGCGCTCGAGCACGACCTGTGGGTGATCAGCGACGAGATCTACCAGCACCTCACCTACGACGACGTGCCGTTCACCTCCGTGCTCGGGGAGGTGCCGGAGCTGGCGGAGACCACGCTGGTACTGGGTGGGGTGGCCAAGACCTACGCCATGACCGGGTGGCGGGTGGGATGGATGATCGGTCCGAAGGACGTCATCGCCGCGGCCACGAACCTGCAGTCCCACCTCACCTCCAACGTCAACAACGTGGCCCAGCGCGCAGCGATCGCTGCCCTCACCGGGCCGATGGAGCCGATCCGGGAGATGCGCGAAGCGTTCGACCGCAGGCGCCGCCTGATGGTGGACAAGCTCTCCCAGGTGCCCGGCTTCACGGTGCCCACACCCACCGGGGCGTTCTACGCGTTCCCGGACGTCGCCGGGGCGCTGGGACGCGAGATCCGCGGCACCCGCGTGACCACCTCGGCGGAGCTCGCAGCGGTGATCCTGCAGGAGGCCGAGGTGGCTGCGGTGCCCGGCGAGGCCTTCGGTGCCCCCGGCCACCTGCGGTTCTCCTACGCCCTGAACGACGACAACCTGGTGGAGGGCATCGACCGGGTGATCGCCCTGCTCGACTCGTGACCGGCACCGCGGACATGCGCAGGCACCTGGGCGCGCCCGAGGACGCAGCGGGCAGCGGCGGCACAGGCCGGGACCTCGCGGCGCTGCCCAAGGCCCATCTGCACCTGCACTTCACGGGGTCGATGCGACCGCAGACCCTGTGGGAGCTGGCGGCCGAGCGCCGGATCCGCCTTCCGCGCTCCCTCACCGACGACGTGGCCCTGCAGGTGGAGCCCACCCATCGCGGCTGGTTCCGCTTCCAGCGGCAGTACGACGCCGCCCGCGCCGTGGTGGACTCCGAGCAGGCGATGCGGCGACTGATCCGGGAGGCCGCGGAGGACGATGCCGCCGAGGGCTCCGGCCGCCTCGAGCTGCAGGTGGACCCCACCAGCTACGCGCCGCACGTGGGAGGTCTCACCCCGGCGATCGAGATCGTGCTGGACGAGGCCGAGGCCACCGAGAACGAGACCGGAGTGAGCATCGGCATCATCATCGCCGCCTCCCGCACCCGGCACCCGCTGGATGCGCGCACCCTGGCCCGCCTCGCCGCGCGCCATGCGGACCGTGCCTCGGGCCGGGTGGTGGGCTTCGGCCTGTCCAACGACGAACGGCGCGGCGACACCCGGGACTTCGCCGCCGCCTTCCGCATCGCCAAGGACGCGGGGCTGCTGTCCGTCCCTCACGGCGGGGAGCTGCTGGGCCCCGACCACGTGCGCGAGGTGGTGGACTCGCTGGCCCCGGACCGTCTGGGCCACGGCGTGCGCGCCGCCCAGGACCCATGGCTGCTCGAGCAGATCGTCGAGCAGGGCATCGGACTGGAGGTGTGCCCCGCCTCGAACGCCTCTCTCGGTGTGTTCCAAGAGGCCACTGATGTGCCCCTGCGCACCCTGGTGGAGTCAGGCGCCCTGATCGCGCTCAGCGCGGACGACCCGCTGCTGTTCAACTCCCGGCTGCTGGACCAGTACGAGACGGCCCGCGCGATCGGCTTCACCGACGAGGAGCTGGCCCACCTGGCGGCGTCCTCGATCCGCCTCTCCAGCGCCCCCGAGGAGGTGCGCACGCGCCTGCTGGACGGGGTGCAGGGATGGCTGCGCACCCCACCGGAACCGGCCGGCTGACGGGGAGCCTGCCGAGCCGGGCCGAATGTGCCCCGCCCGGCAGATCAGGCCGGTCAGCAGTCCTGGCTGGCCAGCGATCCTGTCTGGTCAGCGGTCCTGGCCCGCGCCCTCGCTGGGCAGCGCCAGGAAGAACACCGGCTCGCCCAGGTCCTTCTCCTCGAAGGCGCGGGCGATGGCAGATGCCACGGCCTCGGCCTGGTCCGCCTCCACCAGGGCGATGGTGGAGCCGCCGAAGCCGCCGCCGGTCATGCGGGCGCCATGGGCACCGGCCGCACGCGCAGCGTCCACCGCCACGTCCAGTGCAGGCACGGTGACCTCGTAGTCATCCCGCAGTGAATCGTGCGAGGCGTTCAGCAGGGCACCCAGCTCGTCGAGGTGCTCGCGCACGGTGCCGCTCGCCAGCAGGCGGTCGAACTCCTCCACGCGGCGGATCTCAGTGACAACGTGCCGGGCGCGACGGCGCACCGTCTCATCATCGATGCGGCCCAGGGCCTCCTCGAGCTGCTCGAAGGGGACGTCGCGCAGAGTGGGCACGCCGATCAGCTCGGCCGCGCGCTCACTGTCGGAGCGGCGGGCCACGTACTCGCCGTCCACGTGGGAGTGCTCGGCGCGGGTGTCGGTGATCAGCAGTGCGAGCCCCTGGGAGGCCAGGTCCCACGGCACCGGGCGGGTGGAGAAGTCGCGGCAGTCCAGGAACAGCGCGTGGCCGGCGCGGGACAGCACCGAGGCGGACTGGTCCAGTCCCCCGGTGGACGCGCCCGCGAACTCGGTCTCCGCGGTGATCGCGGCCTTCACCCGCTGCAGCGGGGTGGTGCCCAGGCTCAGCAGGGATTCGATCGCCTCGGCGGTGGCGCACTCCAGGGCCGCGGAGCTGGACAGACCCGAACCCAGCGGCACGTGCCCGTCGATCAGCACGTCCATGCCCTGGGTGGTGGAGCCGGAGATGAACGAGCGCAGCGCCCACAGCACCCCGGCGACGTAGGCGGGCCAGCCGTCGACAGCGCCGGGGGTGAGGTCCTTCGCGTCGATGTCCAGCTCGACGTCGCTCTGCAGGGAGCGCAGGCGCACCCGGTCGGTGGGGGTGCGGGCCGCGGCGGCGAAGCAGCGGTGGGAGATCGCCATCGGCAGGCACAGGCCGTCCTGGTAGTCCACGTGCTCACCGATGATGTTGACACGCCCGGGTGCGGACCAGACCCCATCGGGGCTGTACCCGAAGGACTCCGCGAACGCCTCCTCCACCCGCTGGGCGGCCTCAGCCCGGTCAAGGGCGGCCGACAGCAGCGCCGTGGCATGCGTAGGGGTGTTCTGGCCAGGGGCAGGTGTGGTCATCAGGGTCCTTCCGTGACGGTCGCCGTCCCGGCAGGACCTGACGTCCCCGGGATCATCGCTTTGGCGGTGGGGAGTCTATAAGGCCCGCGGCCCCGTGCTCAGGGACGCACCGCGATGCAGGCCACCGAGGGCGCCTCGATCGGCGCTGCAGCCACGCTGAGCCGCTCCCCGTCCACACGGAGCAGGTCGATGCGATCCGCCTCCTGGGCGGCCACCAGCACCAGGTCCCCCCGCTGCGCGAAGTGGCGCGGGTGGGCGCCCACCTCGATCTCGTCGACGATGCTGGGGCGCATCGACACCAGCGACAGCAGGGAGAGGGTGTCGGGCCCGCGGTTGGCGACCAGCAGGTGCCCCTCGTCGGCGGTGAGCTCGAGATGCGACAGCTCGTTGGTCCCCTCGTGCCGGCTCGCCGGTTCCATGGAGCGCACGGCCCACCGGTACTCGGCACCGCGAGCGATGCGCGGCAGGGCGGGGTCGGCATCGTTCTGCTGACGCACGGCGGTGGCGATCATGCCGCTGCGCTCGCAGGAGATGTGCAGCTGCTCGGACTCGTGATCAGCAGCGAGGTGGCGCGGACCGCTGCCCCGGCGCAGCGGGATCTCACCGGCCAGATCGATCTGCCCGGTGCTGTCCTGCGCGTAGAGGAACACGCGGTCCAGACCCAGGTCCGGCACCGCCAGCAGCTCGGTGCCGGGCATCGGGACCACCTGATGGGGGTGGGGGTCCAGGCCGTCGGCGCGGTCGCCGTGGGAGTCGAAGTCGACGAGTTCCTGGGGGATCCCATCGGTATCGAGCTTCACGGTCTCCACCGTGCCGGAGCCGTAGTCGGCCACCACCAGGGTGCTGGCTCGGTGACCGAATGCCAGGTGGCAGGCACCCTCGCCCTGGAGGGCGAGGTCGGCGACGACCTCCGCCGAGGTGCCCTCCTGGCCCACGCGCAGGGCCACCAGGCGGCTGGGAGAGGTCTCCAGTACGGCGTACAGCAGGGAACCGTCTCGGCTCCACAGCAGGAAGGTCGGATTCTCCAGTTCGACGGAGGTCAGGTGCTCGACAGTGGGAGCGCCGTCCGGTTGCCCTGTGACCAGCCGCATCAGCTCCACCCCGGTGCCGCGGCCGCTGCCGCTGCGGGAGTACGCGCCGGTGGCGACGATCGCGTGGGTGCTCATCTGGTCTCCTCAGGGTCGGAGCGCCGCACCGGGGTGCTCTCGAGTTCCTCGAGGAGGCTCGGCGACAGCGCTGTCATCTCACCGGTCATCGTAGACGGCTCCAGCGGGACCGGACGGCCCTTTCGTCTCGACCTCCGCAGACCCAGTGACCTTCGTCGCCTGCGTTGCGTGGTGAACGGTGAGGAGATGACGGGCGTGTACGTGATCTGGCCACGAGGCAGTCGCGCGATCAAGCGGGAGAGCACCAACTGGCCCAGGATCGCGCCCGCAGCGATGGCCACGGCCACCTCGGCCGCCCCGAACAGCTCCACCGCACCCTCGGCGACGTCGCTGCCCAGCCCCAGCAGTCCGCGGAAGATGCGACTGCCGGGCACCATCGGGATCACCCCGGCCATCACGATCGCGAGCGACGGGGCCCGCAGCCGGTCACCGAGGACCACGGACACCGCGCCCACCAGGAAAGCGGTGATCGCGACCGCGTACACCCGGTCCAGGACCAGGCCGGAGAGCACGTGGGAGGTGACCGCGGAGCCCACGGCCACCAGGGCCGTCCATGCCAGGACGCGGGCCGGCACCTGCGTGCCCACTCCGTATCCCAGGCCCATCCCGGCGCCGGAGACCACCAGCACCAGTATCGAGGCCAGCGAGACCGGGAGGGAGGCGGTCACCGAGATATCGGCCCCGATCCGGTCGGCCAGCAACAGCCCTCCCCGCACACCGGCCACCACCCCCACGGTGAGCATGAGGGTCTCCAGGATGCGCGCGGAGGCGGTGATGTACCACCCGGTGACGGCGTCCTGCATGGCACCGAAGGATGTCAGCCCTGCGAGCTGCACGATGATGCAGGCCACCACCACGATGGAGGAGTTCACGGTGGGGTCGATCATGTCCACCACGACGGCGGTCATCACGCCCACCAGTCCACCGAGGACCTGCGAGTAGAACTGCGGGACCCGGCGCCGGGCCAGGTACTCCCCTGCCAGCGTGAGGATCCCCGCGGCGATGGTGGCGGCCATCATCACCAGCGGCTTGGCACCCAGGCTGAGGGCCGCGGCGCCGCCCATCACCGCGAACCCCGCAGTGACCAGGCCCAGGTGGTACGCGGGCTTGCCGCGCGGGATCTCCTCGGCCTGGCGGCGCGCCTCATCGAGGTCCAGGTCGCCCACGATGTACCGGTGGGTGATCTCCTCGAAGGCGGCGAGGCGGGAGAAGTCCTGCACCCGGGCGCCGGCAGAGCGCACCCTGGTGAAGGGAGCGGAGAGCTCATCGGGCAGGTAGGAGATGCTCACCTCGTCGAAGGTGACCTGCACGGAGACGTTGCGCAGTCCCGAGGAGCTGGTGACCCGCAGCACGGTGGCGGTGACGTCGGAGGCGGCGGCGCCGTTGGAGAGCAGGCCTTCACCGATCCTCATCGCGAGGTCGAACACAGCGTGCAGGCGCGCGGTATCGGTGGGCACGATCCTGATCGTGTCACACTGTCTCGCGTGTTCTCCAACGCACCGGACCCCCGCTCCCGACCGACTCCGTCACAGGCCCTGCAGTGGCTGCTGGACGGCAATGCGCGCTTCGCCTCGGGCAGGCCCCAGCGGCCCCACCAGGACGATGCCCATCGCCGCGCCCTGACCGGCGGCCAGCACCCCCACGCGGTGGTCCTGGCCTGCTCGGATTCCCGGGTGAGTGTGGAGATCCTGCTGGACCAGGGCTTCGGTGACCTGTTCGTGGTGCGCACTGCCGGTCACGTGCTGGACCGCTCGGTGGTGGCCTCGGTGGAGTTCGCGGTGGCGCAACTGGGGGTCTCCGTGGCCCTGGTGTTGGGACACGAGTCCTGCGGCGCTGTTGCGGCAGCCCAGCGGTACCTGGCAGGGGGCCATGAGCTGCCCGGCTCGATGCCTGCCCTGGTGGAGGGGGTGCGGGAGCACCTCGATCCCGAGGACCCCTCCCGGGATGCGGTGTCCCGGCACG is drawn from Brachybacterium muris and contains these coding sequences:
- a CDS encoding aminotransferase class I/II-fold pyridoxal phosphate-dependent enzyme yields the protein MTTDDDRTPAPARARISQRIGSIAPSATLAVDATAKALKAAGRPVIGFGAGEPDFPTPAHIVDAAREAVSDPANHRYSPTAGLPALRQAVADSATAMDGITVEPSQVLITNGGKQAVYQAFATLLDPGDEVLLPAPYWTTYPEAIRLAGGREVPVLAGADQGYLPTLAQLEAARTGATRAILLCSPSNPTGAVMSADQLREIGQWALEHDLWVISDEIYQHLTYDDVPFTSVLGEVPELAETTLVLGGVAKTYAMTGWRVGWMIGPKDVIAAATNLQSHLTSNVNNVAQRAAIAALTGPMEPIREMREAFDRRRRLMVDKLSQVPGFTVPTPTGAFYAFPDVAGALGREIRGTRVTTSAELAAVILQEAEVAAVPGEAFGAPGHLRFSYALNDDNLVEGIDRVIALLDS
- a CDS encoding adenosine deaminase, encoding MRRHLGAPEDAAGSGGTGRDLAALPKAHLHLHFTGSMRPQTLWELAAERRIRLPRSLTDDVALQVEPTHRGWFRFQRQYDAARAVVDSEQAMRRLIREAAEDDAAEGSGRLELQVDPTSYAPHVGGLTPAIEIVLDEAEATENETGVSIGIIIAASRTRHPLDARTLARLAARHADRASGRVVGFGLSNDERRGDTRDFAAAFRIAKDAGLLSVPHGGELLGPDHVREVVDSLAPDRLGHGVRAAQDPWLLEQIVEQGIGLEVCPASNASLGVFQEATDVPLRTLVESGALIALSADDPLLFNSRLLDQYETARAIGFTDEELAHLAASSIRLSSAPEEVRTRLLDGVQGWLRTPPEPAG
- the galK gene encoding galactokinase; protein product: MTTPAPGQNTPTHATALLSAALDRAEAAQRVEEAFAESFGYSPDGVWSAPGRVNIIGEHVDYQDGLCLPMAISHRCFAAAARTPTDRVRLRSLQSDVELDIDAKDLTPGAVDGWPAYVAGVLWALRSFISGSTTQGMDVLIDGHVPLGSGLSSSAALECATAEAIESLLSLGTTPLQRVKAAITAETEFAGASTGGLDQSASVLSRAGHALFLDCRDFSTRPVPWDLASQGLALLITDTRAEHSHVDGEYVARRSDSERAAELIGVPTLRDVPFEQLEEALGRIDDETVRRRARHVVTEIRRVEEFDRLLASGTVREHLDELGALLNASHDSLRDDYEVTVPALDVAVDAARAAGAHGARMTGGGFGGSTIALVEADQAEAVASAIARAFEEKDLGEPVFFLALPSEGAGQDR
- a CDS encoding lactonase family protein, producing MSTHAIVATGAYSRSGSGRGTGVELMRLVTGQPDGAPTVEHLTSVELENPTFLLWSRDGSLLYAVLETSPSRLVALRVGQEGTSAEVVADLALQGEGACHLAFGHRASTLVVADYGSGTVETVKLDTDGIPQELVDFDSHGDRADGLDPHPHQVVPMPGTELLAVPDLGLDRVFLYAQDSTGQIDLAGEIPLRRGSGPRHLAADHESEQLHISCERSGMIATAVRQQNDADPALPRIARGAEYRWAVRSMEPASRHEGTNELSHLELTADEGHLLVANRGPDTLSLLSLVSMRPSIVDEIEVGAHPRHFAQRGDLVLVAAQEADRIDLLRVDGERLSVAAAPIEAPSVACIAVRP
- a CDS encoding threonine/serine exporter family protein — its product is MPTDTARLHAVFDLAMRIGEGLLSNGAAASDVTATVLRVTSSSGLRNVSVQVTFDEVSISYLPDELSAPFTRVRSAGARVQDFSRLAAFEEITHRYIVGDLDLDEARRQAEEIPRGKPAYHLGLVTAGFAVMGGAAALSLGAKPLVMMAATIAAGILTLAGEYLARRRVPQFYSQVLGGLVGVMTAVVVDMIDPTVNSSIVVVACIIVQLAGLTSFGAMQDAVTGWYITASARILETLMLTVGVVAGVRGGLLLADRIGADISVTASLPVSLASILVLVVSGAGMGLGYGVGTQVPARVLAWTALVAVGSAVTSHVLSGLVLDRVYAVAITAFLVGAVSVVLGDRLRAPSLAIVMAGVIPMVPGSRIFRGLLGLGSDVAEGAVELFGAAEVAVAIAAGAILGQLVLSRLIARLPRGQITYTPVISSPFTTQRRRRRSLGLRRSRRKGRPVPLEPSTMTGEMTALSPSLLEELESTPVRRSDPEETR
- a CDS encoding carbonic anhydrase, whose amino-acid sequence is MFSNAPDPRSRPTPSQALQWLLDGNARFASGRPQRPHQDDAHRRALTGGQHPHAVVLACSDSRVSVEILLDQGFGDLFVVRTAGHVLDRSVVASVEFAVAQLGVSVALVLGHESCGAVAAAQRYLAGGHELPGSMPALVEGVREHLDPEDPSRDAVSRHVRGTISELLAGSTLVREAVQEDLLAVAGGVYGLADGRITLVDR